The following are encoded together in the Ranitomeya imitator isolate aRanImi1 chromosome 4, aRanImi1.pri, whole genome shotgun sequence genome:
- the LOC138675194 gene encoding E3 ubiquitin/ISG15 ligase TRIM25-like, with the protein MASADLREELDCSICLSTYTDPVMLRCGHNFCRVCIGRVLDTQDESGVYSCPECREEFQQRPALMRNFALCKIVKNFRQTDQHQEKIPGICCTYCVDSPVPAVRSCLLCEASLCDKHLRVHSKSPEHVLSDPSTSLEKRKCSVHKKILEYYCTEDAACICVSCSLIGKHKGHKMESLDEVSGKKKKKLRNVLRKLITKREKTEERVRSLEERRRKAQEKAAGEAERVTALCTDIRRRVDDLEKKVLSEISRQEKEESLPLSALIHQLEIKKDELSRKMRHIEELCNMTDPLTVLQEPDTGDLCDPEEEGGDEDTGGHDKQPHDGDDLDVAEISHTLHTLCEVISGIRSGIYVEGPADILLDVTTAGNNLLISDDLKTATWLRKKKKRPETAERFQDSPQVMSRRGFTSGQHYWDVESRRSEWWSVGICYPSIDRRGWLSLIGDNNKSWGLRRYDNNQYSVSHDSKEIWLPDKISSDGVRIYLDYEAGQLSFYELCDPIRHLHTFTATFSEPLHALLNVCNNSLTIKKT; encoded by the coding sequence ATGGCGTCTGCTGATCTGAGAGAAGAGCTGGACTGCTCCATCTGTCTGAGCACTTATACAGATCCTGTAAtgctgagatgtggacacaacttctgccgaGTCTGTATTGGTCGTGTGCTGGATACACAGGACGAGTCTGGAGTTTATTCCTGTCCTGAATGCAGAGAAGAGTTTCAGCAGCGGCCGGCACTGATGAGAAACTTTGCTCTTTGTAAGATTGTGAAGAATTTCCGGCAAACTGACCAACACCAGGAGAAGATCCCCGGGATCTGCTGCACTTACTGTGTGGACTCTCCGGTACCTGCTGTTAGATCCTGTCTACTCTGTGAGGCTTCTCTGTGTGATAAACACCTGAGGGTTCACAGCAAATCACCAGAACACGTCTTATCTGATCCCAGCACTTCTCTGGAGAAaaggaaatgttctgtccataagAAGATCCTGGAATATTACTGCACCGAGGACGCTGCTTGTATCTGTGTGTCCTGCAGTTTGATTGGGAAACATAAAGGACATAAAATGGAGTCACTGGATGAGGTCTcagggaagaaaaagaaaaaattgagaaATGTTCTCCGGAAACTGATCACAAAGAGAGAGAAGACTGAGGAAAGAGTCCGGAGTCTGGAGGAGCGGAGGAGAAAAGCTCAAGAAAAAGCAGCTGGAGAAGCCGAGAGAGTCACTGCCCTGTGTACAGACATCAGGAGACGGGTGGACGACCTGGAGAAGAAGGTCCTGAGTGAGATCTCCAGGCAGGAAAAGGAAGAATCACTGCCACTGTCTGCTCTGATCCATCAGCTGGAAATAAAGAAGGACGAGCTGTCCAGGAAGATGAGAcacattgaggagctgtgtaacatgaCAGATCCACTGACTGTCCTACAGGAACCAGACACCGGTGACTTGTGTGATCCTGAggaggagggaggtgatgaggacacaggaggacatgataaaCAGCCCCATGATGGAGATGACCTGGATGTGGCTGAgatctcacacacattacacacattatgTGAGGTAATATCAGGTATAAGGAGCGGGATCTATGTGGAGGGTCCGGCAGACATATTACTGGATGTAACCACAGCTGGTAATAATCTTCTTATATCAGACGACCTGAAAACTGCAACCTGGTTACGAAAGAAGAAGAAACGTCCAGAAACAGCAGAGAGGTTCCAGGATTCTCCTCAGGTGATGAGCAGGAGAGGTTTTACCTCAGGACAACATTACTGGGATGTGGAGAGCAGAAGATCAGAGTGGTGGAGTGTGGGGATCTGTTATCCCAGTATAGACAGGAGGGGGTGGCTGTCACTGATTGGAGATAATAACAAGTCCTGGGGTTTGAGGAGATATGATAATAATCAGTATTCAGTGAGTCATGACAGTAAAGAGATCTGGTTACCTGACAAGATCTCCAGTGATGGAGTCAGGATATAtctggattatgaggccgggcagttgtccttttatgagctgtgtgaccccatcagacacttacacaccttcactgccACCTTCTCCGAGCCTCTTCATGCTTTATTAAATGTATGTAACAATTCTTTGACAATAAAGAAAACATAA